The following proteins are co-located in the Candidatus Paracaedibacter acanthamoebae genome:
- the rpsA gene encoding 30S ribosomal protein S1 has translation MSNISVAKTPAKESFADLLEESLRGRTSFEGSVVKGYVLSIDDDFVTVDVGLKSEGRIPLREFAGPGRAPEVKAGDFIDVYVERMEDKNGCAVLSVEKARREAAWGELEKASITGDLVNGVIFGKVKGGFAVDLEGAVAFLPGSQVDVRPIRDITPLMNIAQPFKILKMDKLRSNIVVSRRAVLEDNRSEQRAELVSNLSEGQVLEGIVKNITDYGAFIDLGGVDGLLHVTDISWRRINHPGDVLKVGEAIQVQVIRFNRDTQRISLGMKQLEADPWKGVEERYVPGSRHKGKITNIADYGAFVELEPAVEGLIYVTEMSWTKKNVHPSKILTQSQEVEVQVLEVDMTKRRISLGLKQCSENPWIRFAEQYPAGSILEGEIKNITEFGMFVGVDEEIDGMVHMTDVSWDNGEDSAQFKKGDVVKVKVLDVDPEKERISLGIKQLNNDPFATALEGIKKGAIVTCTITDVNDKGLEVSLESGLTGSIKKIDLSRERSEQRPDRFAVGEKVDAMVTSLDRSGRKVALSIKAREIDEEKKAMSEYGSADSGASLGDILGEAMNKAKTTPTKSKKAEAEA, from the coding sequence ATGTCTAATATATCTGTTGCAAAAACCCCAGCTAAAGAAAGCTTTGCTGATCTTCTCGAAGAATCCCTTCGTGGTCGCACATCCTTTGAAGGAAGTGTTGTAAAAGGTTACGTTCTATCTATTGACGATGATTTCGTTACTGTTGACGTTGGCCTAAAGTCCGAAGGTCGTATTCCGCTACGTGAATTCGCTGGCCCAGGTCGCGCGCCTGAAGTCAAAGCCGGTGACTTTATTGACGTTTACGTAGAGCGTATGGAAGATAAAAACGGTTGCGCCGTTCTCAGCGTTGAGAAAGCTCGCCGTGAAGCTGCTTGGGGTGAGCTTGAAAAAGCATCTATCACTGGAGATCTCGTTAACGGTGTTATCTTTGGTAAGGTTAAAGGCGGTTTTGCTGTTGATCTTGAAGGCGCCGTTGCTTTCTTGCCGGGTAGCCAAGTTGATGTTCGCCCAATCCGCGACATTACGCCATTGATGAACATTGCTCAACCATTCAAAATTTTGAAGATGGACAAACTGCGCAGCAATATCGTTGTTTCACGCCGTGCCGTCCTTGAAGACAACCGTTCTGAACAACGCGCAGAACTTGTTTCCAATCTATCCGAAGGCCAAGTTCTTGAAGGTATCGTGAAAAACATCACTGATTACGGCGCATTTATTGATTTGGGCGGCGTTGATGGTCTATTGCACGTTACCGACATTTCCTGGCGTCGTATTAATCACCCAGGTGATGTTCTTAAGGTTGGTGAAGCCATCCAAGTTCAAGTCATCCGCTTCAACCGCGACACTCAACGGATCTCCCTTGGCATGAAGCAACTTGAAGCAGATCCTTGGAAGGGTGTTGAAGAACGCTATGTTCCAGGGTCACGCCACAAGGGTAAAATTACAAACATCGCTGACTATGGTGCCTTCGTGGAACTAGAACCAGCTGTTGAAGGTTTGATCTATGTTACAGAGATGAGCTGGACGAAGAAAAACGTTCATCCATCCAAGATTTTGACTCAAAGCCAAGAAGTCGAAGTTCAAGTTCTTGAAGTTGACATGACAAAGCGTCGTATCTCCCTTGGTTTGAAGCAATGCTCCGAAAACCCATGGATACGTTTTGCTGAACAATACCCAGCCGGTAGCATTCTTGAAGGCGAAATCAAAAACATCACTGAATTTGGTATGTTTGTTGGCGTAGATGAAGAAATCGATGGTATGGTTCACATGACTGATGTGTCTTGGGACAATGGCGAAGATTCGGCTCAATTCAAAAAAGGCGACGTTGTTAAGGTCAAAGTTTTGGACGTGGATCCAGAAAAAGAACGTATCAGCCTTGGCATTAAGCAATTGAATAATGATCCTTTCGCAACAGCTCTCGAGGGCATTAAGAAAGGCGCCATCGTTACATGTACAATTACCGATGTTAACGACAAGGGACTTGAAGTTTCTCTTGAATCGGGTCTAACTGGTTCTATTAAGAAAATCGATTTATCCCGTGAACGTTCTGAGCAACGCCCAGACCGTTTCGCTGTTGGTGAAAAGGTTGACGCCATGGTAACATCTCTTGATCGTTCTGGCCGTAAGGTTGCATTGTCAATCAAGGCTCGTGAAATCGACGAAGAGAAAAAAGCTATGTCCGAATATGGTTCTGCTGACAGTGGTGCATCCCTTGGTGATATCTTGGGTGAAGCCATGAACAAGGCAAAAACGACACCAACAAAATCTAAAAAGGCCGAAGCGGAAGCCTAA
- the cmk gene encoding (d)CMP kinase, which produces MDKDQKKVIIAIDGPSGAGKGTVAHYLANKFNLKILDTGLLYRVVAKMALQQKLGSDQLEKLIEITRNVTVEDVTQEGLRSEKVAAMASKIAIIPAIRTILNQVQRDFAVSDPGDHLGVILDGRDIGTVIYPDADCKIYLTADQEIRALRRMKQESNVCQLEIHQMMAERDKRDSSRTTAPLNAAKDAYIIDTTHLTIDEACKKAAYYVQNSCLPSAMTV; this is translated from the coding sequence ATGGATAAGGATCAAAAAAAAGTGATAATAGCAATTGATGGCCCCTCTGGCGCCGGCAAAGGAACGGTCGCCCATTATCTTGCCAACAAATTTAACCTTAAAATTTTGGATACAGGCTTACTCTACCGCGTCGTCGCAAAAATGGCGCTCCAGCAAAAATTAGGGTCTGATCAACTCGAAAAACTGATTGAAATTACCAGAAATGTTACAGTGGAGGATGTTACTCAGGAGGGCTTGCGCAGTGAAAAGGTTGCGGCCATGGCCTCCAAAATTGCCATCATCCCCGCGATTCGCACCATTTTAAATCAAGTTCAGCGAGATTTTGCCGTTTCGGATCCGGGCGACCATTTGGGTGTGATCCTGGATGGACGCGACATTGGCACTGTGATTTATCCAGACGCCGATTGCAAAATTTATCTAACGGCAGACCAGGAAATCCGGGCTTTACGACGGATGAAGCAAGAAAGTAATGTGTGTCAACTTGAAATCCACCAGATGATGGCCGAGCGCGACAAAAGGGACTCATCGCGTACAACCGCCCCTTTAAATGCTGCAAAAGACGCCTATATCATTGATACAACACATTTAACTATTGACGAGGCCTGCAAAAAAGCCGCATACTATGTGCAAAATTCTTGTTTACCTAGTGCAATGACTGTGTAA
- the gltA gene encoding citrate synthase, with product MTQAAQKYEPTVKVIYNGKTIELPVLSGSCGPNVIDIRSLYNETGLFTYDPGFTATASCESKITFIDGDEGILLYGGYPIQDLAEKSDFMEVSYLLLYGDLPTPQQKKEFIKNITMHTMVHEQIPSFYRGFRRDAHPMAIMVGVVGALSAFYHDSLDIHDPRQREIAAYRLVAKVPTLAAMAYKYSIGQPFVYPRNDLDYASNFLHMMFSVPTEPYEVNPILSEAMDKILILHADHEQNASTSTVRLAGSSAANPFACMAAGIAALWGPAHGGANEAALAMLQEIGSPARIKEFVNRAKDKNDPFRLMGFGHRVYKNYDPRATVMRETCHQVLKELNIHDDPLLDIAMELEQIALSDPYFIEKKLYPNVDFYSGIIFKAMGIPTSMFTVIFALARTVGWVAQWKEMICDPLQKIGRPRQLYTGVAQRPFVDITERR from the coding sequence GTGACACAGGCCGCTCAAAAATACGAACCAACAGTAAAAGTTATCTATAATGGAAAAACCATTGAGCTCCCTGTCTTAAGCGGGTCTTGTGGTCCCAATGTCATTGATATTCGCAGTCTTTACAATGAAACAGGATTGTTTACCTATGATCCAGGGTTTACGGCAACGGCAAGTTGTGAGTCAAAAATTACTTTTATTGATGGGGATGAAGGAATTCTGCTATATGGCGGCTATCCTATTCAGGATTTAGCAGAAAAAAGCGACTTTATGGAAGTTTCTTATTTGCTATTGTATGGTGATTTGCCAACACCTCAACAAAAGAAAGAATTTATTAAAAATATAACAATGCACACCATGGTGCATGAGCAAATCCCATCTTTTTACCGTGGATTCCGTCGCGATGCTCACCCAATGGCCATTATGGTGGGTGTAGTGGGTGCCTTATCCGCATTTTATCATGACAGCCTTGATATCCATGATCCACGGCAACGTGAAATTGCGGCTTATCGGTTAGTGGCAAAGGTTCCGACATTGGCGGCGATGGCTTATAAATATTCGATTGGCCAACCCTTTGTTTATCCGCGCAATGATTTGGATTATGCAAGTAATTTTCTGCACATGATGTTTTCTGTGCCGACAGAACCTTATGAAGTCAATCCAATTCTTTCTGAGGCTATGGATAAGATTTTGATTCTTCATGCGGATCACGAACAAAACGCCTCAACCTCGACCGTTCGACTTGCAGGATCCAGTGCTGCAAATCCATTTGCCTGCATGGCTGCAGGTATTGCTGCCCTCTGGGGACCGGCGCATGGCGGAGCAAATGAAGCCGCATTAGCGATGTTGCAAGAAATTGGCAGCCCAGCTCGTATTAAAGAATTTGTTAACCGTGCCAAAGATAAAAACGATCCGTTCCGTCTCATGGGATTTGGTCACCGTGTTTATAAAAATTATGATCCACGCGCGACAGTCATGCGGGAAACATGTCATCAGGTCTTAAAGGAATTGAATATTCATGATGATCCCTTATTAGATATTGCGATGGAACTTGAACAAATTGCTCTGAGTGATCCATATTTTATTGAAAAGAAATTGTATCCAAATGTGGATTTTTATTCAGGCATTATTTTCAAGGCGATGGGGATTCCGACTTCTATGTTTACTGTTATTTTTGCCTTAGCCCGGACGGTGGGATGGGTTGCTCAGTGGAAAGAAATGATTTGCGATCCTTTGCAAAAAATTGGTCGTCCACGCCAGCTTTACACAGGTGTAGCACAGCGTCCTTTTGTTGATATTACTGAACGGAGATAG
- a CDS encoding acyl-CoA carboxylase subunit beta, producing MREATAKLQEKLETSEQGGGADRINSQHQRGKLTARERLNILLDADSFEEWDRFVEHRSHDFGLDKQKFLGDGVVTGHGKINGRLVFVFSQDFTVMGGSLSEMHAQKICKIMDKAVEVGAPIIGLNDSGGARIQEGVISLGAYADVFKRNVLASGVVPQISLVMGPCAGGAVYSPAMTDFIFMVKDTSYMFVTGPDVVKTVTGEIINSENLGGAKVHTGDSGVAHASFTNDYDALMQIRRFMMYIPQNNREHLPPLPHQEITEDSILSLDKLIPDNASHPYDIKELIQKVADNGEFFEIHPEWAGNIVVGFCQLQGQSVGIVANQPMVLAGCLDINASRKAARFVRFCDCFNIPIITFVDVPGFLPGVDQEKNGIITHGSKLLFAYAEATVPKITLITRKAYGGAYDVMSSKHIRADVNYAWPSAEIAVMGPKGAVEIIFRKDINNPEKIQQHTENYREKFANPYVAAKLGYIDEVILPRDTRRKLIRSLEMLRSKQLQNPWKKHDNIPL from the coding sequence ATGCGTGAAGCGACAGCAAAACTCCAAGAAAAACTAGAAACTTCTGAACAGGGGGGCGGTGCTGACAGGATTAATTCTCAACATCAACGCGGTAAATTAACAGCCAGAGAACGCCTTAATATTTTACTTGATGCCGATTCCTTCGAAGAATGGGATCGGTTTGTGGAACATCGCAGTCATGATTTCGGTTTAGACAAACAAAAATTTTTAGGAGACGGCGTCGTTACAGGCCATGGTAAGATCAACGGCCGGTTAGTATTCGTGTTTTCCCAAGACTTTACCGTTATGGGGGGAAGCCTTAGTGAAATGCATGCCCAGAAAATTTGCAAGATCATGGATAAAGCCGTTGAGGTGGGCGCACCTATTATTGGGTTAAATGACTCCGGGGGGGCCCGCATCCAAGAAGGCGTGATTTCCTTAGGGGCCTATGCCGACGTTTTCAAACGGAATGTTTTAGCCTCTGGCGTTGTACCTCAAATTTCATTGGTCATGGGCCCTTGCGCTGGGGGTGCTGTTTACTCTCCTGCCATGACAGATTTTATTTTTATGGTAAAAGATACTTCTTATATGTTTGTAACGGGGCCTGATGTTGTTAAAACCGTGACGGGCGAGATCATTAATTCAGAAAACCTGGGCGGAGCGAAAGTCCACACGGGCGACTCTGGCGTTGCCCATGCAAGCTTTACCAATGACTATGATGCTCTCATGCAAATTCGCCGTTTTATGATGTATATTCCTCAGAACAATCGAGAGCATCTCCCCCCTCTTCCCCACCAAGAAATAACGGAAGATAGCATACTGTCTCTCGACAAACTCATTCCCGACAATGCCTCCCATCCCTATGACATTAAAGAATTGATCCAAAAAGTTGCTGATAATGGAGAGTTTTTTGAAATTCATCCAGAATGGGCCGGCAATATTGTGGTTGGATTTTGTCAGCTTCAGGGTCAAAGTGTGGGTATTGTCGCTAACCAACCCATGGTTCTAGCAGGCTGCCTGGATATTAATGCCTCGCGCAAAGCGGCACGGTTTGTTCGATTTTGTGATTGTTTTAATATTCCCATTATTACCTTTGTCGATGTCCCTGGTTTCTTGCCAGGTGTGGATCAAGAAAAGAACGGGATTATTACTCATGGATCTAAATTGCTGTTCGCCTATGCAGAAGCAACAGTTCCCAAGATTACTCTCATTACCCGCAAAGCCTATGGGGGTGCCTATGATGTAATGAGTTCAAAGCATATCCGTGCAGATGTAAATTATGCATGGCCATCGGCAGAGATTGCGGTAATGGGACCAAAGGGTGCCGTTGAAATTATTTTTCGCAAAGATATCAATAACCCTGAAAAAATTCAGCAACATACAGAAAATTATCGGGAGAAGTTTGCAAATCCCTACGTAGCTGCTAAACTAGGGTACATAGATGAAGTGATTTTACCCCGGGATACACGCCGCAAGTTGATTCGCTCATTGGAAATGCTGCGTAGCAAACAACTGCAAAACCCGTGGAAAAAACACGATAACATCCCTTTATAA
- a CDS encoding tetratricopeptide repeat protein, with amino-acid sequence MQRLISMFLITTTLSFPPFIDTATAMDVPSFTAVTEEDLNASHTATPLLAIKKEGEPNALAFMDIEKKNSHPAGSLKRSIEQIKKDEKETILGQKNPVAKKQKISSSSDGLSESNICQDSISPELIQLKEKAGKNDPQAQFEMGQCYLFGKGVDKDLNQAVEWYRKAAENNYAAAQYNLGQCYLFGKGVDKDLNQAVEWYRKAAENNHAAAQYNLGQCYLFGKGVDKDLNQAVEWYRKAAEQNHAAAQYSLGWCYDHSIGVERDPREAVEWYRKAAEQNYAEAQYNLGICYAYGKGVEQDPKEAVEWYRKATEQNHAAAQYSLGWCYDHSKGVEQDLKEAVEWYRKAAEQNHAAAQYSLGWCYDHSIGVDKDLNQAFEWYRKAAEKNYAEAQYALGVCYEDGKGIDKDLNQAVEWYGKAAEQKHAEAQYALGVCYEDGKGVDKDLNQAFEWYEKAAEQDHAAAQYALGVCYEDGKGIDKDLNQAVEWYRKAAEQNYEDAQQYLNKILGPLQNGGTLDLNTREQVKNLKRLNNELIKENGFYAGLNKAGFKDTIDNHEMHALHNKMLGFGSLVLKIISALKQPGFMVRFTDDLSKFNYSTNNNSSSLRCYPQLRNLACFGEKNVKIGDLLYSMLYEEDASPHVSFSQIQKMLKDRGNIAVQALNNLKAEAEKVDTLLKAYTPLLANKETPESHQQEILELAQQYGIQKDTISTHLHNSQFQEENSKIINKKVIKLLQEKIFLEKGIKEQLSTTMFWEKQITDVIKLRVQLVEILVQSVPARNQYLKEKYPWLK; translated from the coding sequence ATGCAACGCTTAATTTCAATGTTTTTGATAACAACAACTTTATCCTTTCCTCCCTTCATAGATACTGCTACCGCTATGGATGTCCCTTCCTTTACGGCTGTTACGGAAGAAGACCTTAATGCAAGTCATACTGCCACCCCTCTTCTAGCGATTAAAAAAGAAGGGGAGCCAAATGCTCTGGCTTTTATGGATATCGAAAAAAAGAATTCTCATCCAGCAGGCTCCCTTAAACGCTCGATAGAGCAGATAAAAAAAGATGAAAAAGAAACCATTTTAGGGCAGAAAAATCCTGTTGCAAAAAAGCAAAAAATTTCTTCATCATCAGATGGGCTCTCAGAAAGCAATATCTGTCAAGATAGTATCTCACCAGAGTTAATCCAGCTGAAAGAAAAAGCGGGGAAAAATGATCCCCAAGCGCAATTTGAGATGGGGCAGTGTTATCTATTTGGCAAAGGTGTAGATAAGGATCTTAACCAAGCGGTTGAGTGGTATAGAAAAGCGGCGGAGAACAACTATGCAGCCGCTCAATATAACTTGGGGCAGTGTTATCTATTTGGCAAAGGTGTAGATAAGGATCTTAACCAAGCGGTTGAGTGGTATAGAAAAGCGGCGGAGAACAACCATGCAGCCGCTCAATATAACTTGGGGCAGTGTTATCTATTTGGCAAAGGTGTAGATAAGGATCTTAACCAAGCGGTTGAGTGGTATAGAAAAGCAGCGGAGCAAAATCATGCAGCCGCACAATATAGCTTAGGGTGGTGTTATGACCATAGCATAGGTGTAGAGCGGGATCCGAGGGAAGCGGTTGAGTGGTATAGAAAAGCAGCGGAGCAGAATTATGCAGAAGCTCAATATAATTTGGGAATTTGTTATGCATATGGCAAGGGGGTAGAGCAGGACCCTAAAGAAGCGGTTGAGTGGTATAGAAAAGCAACGGAGCAAAATCATGCAGCCGCACAATATAGCTTAGGGTGGTGTTATGACCATAGCAAAGGTGTAGAGCAGGACCTTAAAGAAGCGGTTGAGTGGTATAGAAAAGCAGCGGAGCAAAATCATGCAGCCGCACAATATAGCTTAGGGTGGTGTTATGACCATAGCATAGGTGTAGATAAGGATCTTAACCAAGCGTTTGAGTGGTATAGAAAAGCAGCGGAGAAGAATTATGCAGAAGCTCAATATGCTTTAGGAGTGTGTTATGAAGATGGCAAAGGGATAGATAAAGATCTTAACCAAGCGGTTGAGTGGTATGGAAAAGCAGCGGAGCAGAAGCATGCAGAAGCTCAATATGCTTTAGGAGTGTGTTATGAAGATGGCAAAGGGGTAGATAAGGATCTTAACCAAGCGTTTGAATGGTATGAAAAAGCAGCGGAGCAGGATCATGCAGCTGCTCAATATGCTTTAGGAGTGTGTTATGAAGATGGCAAAGGGATAGATAAAGATCTTAACCAAGCGGTTGAGTGGTATAGAAAAGCAGCGGAGCAGAATTATGAAGACGCTCAACAATACTTAAATAAGATATTAGGACCTCTCCAGAATGGAGGCACGCTAGACCTTAATACTAGGGAACAAGTTAAGAATTTAAAAAGGCTTAATAACGAGCTTATTAAGGAAAATGGGTTCTATGCGGGTTTAAATAAGGCTGGTTTTAAAGATACTATAGATAACCATGAGATGCATGCTCTTCATAATAAAATGTTAGGCTTTGGGAGTTTGGTTTTAAAGATTATCTCAGCTCTAAAGCAGCCTGGATTTATGGTTAGGTTTACAGACGACTTAAGTAAGTTTAACTATTCAACTAATAATAATTCTTCTTCGTTACGGTGCTATCCGCAACTTAGGAACTTAGCCTGCTTTGGTGAAAAGAATGTTAAAATAGGCGACTTATTATATAGTATGCTGTATGAGGAAGATGCCTCCCCTCACGTAAGTTTTAGTCAGATCCAGAAAATGCTTAAGGATAGAGGAAATATTGCTGTTCAAGCTTTGAATAATTTAAAAGCTGAGGCGGAAAAGGTTGATACTTTGCTAAAGGCATATACACCCTTATTGGCCAATAAAGAGACCCCAGAAAGCCATCAACAGGAAATTTTGGAACTGGCCCAACAGTATGGAATTCAAAAAGATACCATTTCAACTCATCTTCATAATTCCCAATTCCAAGAAGAAAATTCTAAAATCATCAATAAAAAGGTTATTAAGCTCCTGCAGGAGAAAATCTTCTTGGAAAAAGGAATAAAAGAGCAACTATCGACCACAATGTTTTGGGAAAAGCAGATTACTGATGTCATCAAACTTAGAGTTCAGTTAGTAGAAATTTTAGTACAGTCTGTTCCGGCTCGCAATCAGTACCTTAAAGAAAAATACCCATGGCTAAAATAA
- a CDS encoding pirin family protein — translation MKMIVQIKAAVAKHWVGDGFPVRTLFSYRSPVITVSPFLLLDYAGPEDFKPTDKIRGVDKHPHRGFETVTIVYSGQLEHRDNAGHTGKIGAGDVQWMTAGRGVLHEEWHGEEFSKAGGVFEVVQLWVNLPIKDKMTKPKYQEIIADRIPVLNGDGWYCRIIAGNYLGVQGAATTFSSINVWDMHSEAHTQQKIEIPEGYSTILLLRRGKIMVNDAATLEAGHITFFDTQGDAIEISTLDDAEFLLLSGEVIDEPIVGAGPFVMHSEEELKKAYADYREGRF, via the coding sequence CTGAAAATGATTGTACAGATTAAGGCGGCTGTTGCTAAGCATTGGGTAGGTGATGGTTTTCCCGTCAGAACCTTATTTTCTTATCGATCACCTGTTATCACTGTTAGTCCTTTTTTACTGTTGGATTATGCTGGTCCTGAAGACTTTAAGCCGACTGATAAAATTCGAGGCGTTGACAAGCATCCTCATCGGGGGTTTGAGACCGTAACGATTGTCTATTCTGGCCAACTGGAACACCGTGACAATGCAGGGCATACGGGCAAGATTGGGGCTGGGGATGTGCAGTGGATGACAGCAGGGAGGGGCGTGTTGCATGAGGAATGGCATGGAGAGGAGTTTTCGAAAGCGGGTGGTGTGTTCGAGGTTGTCCAACTGTGGGTCAATTTGCCCATTAAGGATAAAATGACAAAACCAAAATATCAGGAAATAATAGCAGATCGTATTCCTGTCTTGAACGGGGATGGATGGTATTGCCGGATCATTGCGGGCAATTATTTGGGGGTTCAAGGGGCCGCCACTACTTTTTCATCTATTAATGTGTGGGATATGCACTCCGAAGCTCACACTCAACAGAAAATTGAAATTCCAGAAGGATATTCGACCATTCTCTTGTTAAGGCGAGGAAAAATTATGGTTAATGATGCGGCAACGCTGGAAGCGGGGCATATCACGTTTTTTGATACTCAAGGAGATGCAATTGAAATTTCAACCTTAGACGATGCTGAATTCCTTTTGCTTAGTGGAGAGGTCATTGATGAGCCCATTGTGGGAGCGGGCCCTTTTGTGATGCACTCGGAGGAAGAGTTGAAAAAAGCGTACGCTGATTATCGTGAGGGCCGCTTTTAA